The DNA segment ACCATTAAAAGCGTGTAACCAAGCTCACCAGAGGCATCCACTTGCGGGCGTTATCTCCCGCGCAGCCACATTCTGCCCCGCACACGTCACAAATGTTCGAGTGTTTTGCTTTTACTGGAGCATAAAATACTGTCATCTCGTTACCTGAAAAACGAAAATAATTCTTTTAATTAGTAAAGCCATTGTTTATTACAGACATAATTTTATGACTGTTGAAAGTTATATTGACTGATGTTTTCTTAAACCATCTACTTTTGCTGCTCATTTGATGTTTGGTTCCCGTGAGGTATCGAAGTGTTCACAATACCAGGTTGATTTATAAATGATGGAACCAATATGATATGACGACGTTACAAACTTATTGAATGCCAACTAAATCGACCATTGCTAACATTTTAGCATAGAATATAATTTGTAAggctaaataaaacaaaacgagcatgctttcaaaacaaatgGTACAGGCTTTTTTTGATAGGAAATCAGTTGCATACTTTCCAATGAAATAAGATTACATTCCCGTAGTATACGATTATCAGACTGAATATACTGTATTTCAGTTTACCGTTCGTTCTATTTACGATCCATACATTTTCGTTTCATTGTGCTTTATTCatttaagtgacattcttattcaaaatcagtacatacacgtgtataacaaaCTTCAATTTTGAcggataaacctttaacttcttactaaataatgcatttatggaaaatactaattactgataacaagattgtaaccgtgaatttaaaagcagaagctctaaaatattaaatgattggtgaatgttaaaagatttactgtggtctactatagtctcataaggtagaaataccgtaatttatgctcatttctttcaaattaaacttggtatccttcataagaaccattgttttcgacatttatccatcctttttggaatattgaaaCTAATCTGGGAGtatgagtgcatctttaaatgtataatattttctATTGTCAATTTTGCACATGTATGCGTCGAAAATGATTAGAACCGTCCTAAATTAGTGTAAACgggtatgtttttaaatgacagcttttttcataaatttaataaagtACTCTTTAACATGCTTAATGGCTTTTAGCCACTTATTGCTCGTTGTCATGTCCTGCATGGACACGCTTTTCGACATCGGATACGTTCCCTGagatattaattatttcaacaaaGATCATGTATATATTTGCTCTTACGAAtgttacaaaacatttatttattttcagtgcCTGTTACATAGACTGTATGAAATAATTGCTCCTTTTCGAATGTTATGTACTATTATGCACCGTGTCCTGCCTTCACAGTATTAAACAACTGTATTTAAcgaaaaacacacaataaacaACGTTTTAAGTACAAAATACTTGCTTGGCTCGTAGTATTCATACACTTTGCATGGGACTGGCTTCACTGAGGCCACCAGCGTGTCGCGGACCATGCGTATATCCACACATACTTTCTCTAGAGTTATCTATAGAAATTCAATaccaatttacaaaattaataaatgaactaTTACAAGAGTGTTTTTAGAGGTGTAGATACATAACAAACTTATAACATTCCCCAAAATACGAAAACAAAGATTGAATTGCTTATGTTGAAACCAGGATGCTGGTGCTCATGTTCTTTTATACAGATAAAACGCATTACctgattaaaatacaaaacaacttTTTTCTCTTGAATTTCGGTCCGCATAAGCAGCTCATGTCCAGATATTCCGTATCTAAATGCATTGAATCCTGAGGGAATTCCTATCTCAGCAACAACCATGCCACTAATGTCATCTTCCAACCAACTGTAATGTGtccaatatcaaaatatgtgtaTTGAATTTAATCAGAACGCTCGTGACAtaacaatcatatttttattttgacctGTCATTAATCACATATATTCAACATTAATGTACATATTCACGAGTTAACAAAGTCCTTggcagaaatattaaaaaaaggagATCACACTAAAATGACTAGCTTGTTGCTTGGTTGCCTGTTCCACATTccgaaaaaaatcaatttataccGTCTGCCTACTTGATATCCTCATTAAGCAAGAAcgtttgttttaatacatgtattggcTAAAGGATTTCCCCCGACGATTGACGTGAAAAATAATGTCCAATAGATTGTATACAAGGTGTTTGCAGTATGATATCTAACTTATGCTCGTGCGTATTTAAAGTATTcacttataataattatgtacgTGTATACAGTATGTCCATGACTTTACATACATAAAAATTTATACAATCACAAGTggacaagaaataaaaacaaaggtcccatttaataaataaatatgctatAGACACCTATTTCTTTTGTATACCCcagtaaaaaatgaatgttacagtaatttgactttaattgttttatatatatgtatagcaaTGAAAGTCAAATTACTGTTGCACACATTGAAAAGCATTTGATTCAATCTTGATTCaatcatatacacatatatatcgGAATAGGTCTCTAACTTTAGATATGAGTTAAAATAATGTTCAGAGTCGTAATCAAGTGACTttgtcattaaacatttttttacaaagacaGCAAAAGAAGCGCCTCCATTTTCATACACCAAATCGatgaacatttaatattcaaatactattttcaaacaaaactatttCTGAAATTATAATCAACTTTCAGTAGATTGTTTCTTTGTTAACATATTGAGCCTAACAAAAGTGTGACATTTTACCAACCAAGTCAACGTATATAAAGTATGAGGCTAGTACAAGCACTTCATTGGTCTTACTCTATGTTATTGATATCTGTCAATATTTGATTTCTTTACATATCATACAAATACTGACTGGACAATACAGTGTTCTTTACCGGAATGTACTAcactctttaaagctgcactctcacagatataccatttttacaactttttttattttttttgtctccgaaagagcaaaattttgcgtatacatttgcaaaccaatgaaataagACTTCTGATCGAAGATGTTCAtttttccgttcgaaaagtaatgttttatgtcttaaaccgttactaacggttgaTGAAAAGGgcataaaacagcaatttttgaacttaaatataaaagtctgttatcttatattttgtcagcagtcttatataactggtttccatggattttctcaaaaattggctcgttccaagacaaaaaataagaaaaagttgtctaaactttcaatctgtgagagtgcagctttaaacggtAAAGTTTATATCACTTCAGTCGGAATACCCACCGAAAGGAACAACGTTAAAGTTAAACAAATTCATTCGCTCGTTGTTCTTGTACATGTAGTCATTTTTATATGTGTCTTTAATATAGCTTACCTAATACAGGAGCGAGCCGTAAATCCGTTAACCGACTCATTTACAACATCAACATCAAGACGGAGATCTTGGTTTTCAAGGTCCAtgaatatattgtaaaacaaagaCACCTATAAACAAGAAAGTTGCCATTAATATCAAAATGCTAGTGAACAAAAGCATCATCTACGATAGTGTGGAATCACAGAttccaaatatttgaatttcatGTCAAATTATGACGTAACATTGTTCCAGGTTGAAGTTAAATGCACTCCATACAACTATCTTGTAAGGGGGACTGCTGGTTTTAGCTTACTTATTTCCAACAGTCCCCATACTATTGTCAAAATACATTGTCTACAgttcaaacaaaaattattgCGAACTTGGTGCgaattatttgtaatatatacgTAAACATATATACAGGGGGGCCTACCGTAACAATTGCGTTCGAATGACCAAGTGCATGCACGTTGAATTCGCTGGAATCTGTCGGAAgctgaaaatattgaaaataagtatgttgaaatgtttgtaaGCACAAATATACATGTGGAATTTATACATGTAGGCCTTTGCAACTAAAATTGTAATTcttaacaaataacaatgtacgatttattaaaatttaagaaatacagTCAATACCTAGTGTTAAATATAATTGCGACACGCTTTAACACCCATATCATTGCAATGGTTACTTATATTGTTTACTCATTTCCGCTGATTAAATGCTTCACCCTTTGAGAAGGgtcatttattaacaatattcaatacgtaaaatcattttgttattattatattgattattatatattgataGCGATATTGTGACACCAAGGACCATGACGATGACGCCAGACAAATGTATCCCTATGTTTAGCCCTGTTTCACAGGCGACAATAAAAAcgaaaaattatgatttaatgCCTTCTCACATCAACTGACTGCAACAATAGAGCATTTTCCGGTGTTATTCGGAATTTCTGTTTCTGAAGACTATCGTACATGTATGACACCCAAATAGTCATGTCAGTTGGCTGTGACTTTAGTATTGCCCCAAATGCAGCGAGGGCCTCTAGACCAATCATTGTGTCCTAtgataaataaagatatattcttttttatacatTGTCAAATTTACACTGATAAAATGACACTTTGAAACTGCATAGAGCCAATAAGTCAACAATACAAAAATTTACCCTGTTAATAGGAACAAGACAAAGGCGAATATGTCATTAAACGAGAGACATAGACTAGGTATAAGCACCACTAACaggaaaacaattaaaacaaaccgACCATACACTCATCAAAACAGGTAAACCGCTTGCATACTTGATTAACAACTTAACAGAATATTGCAACTGAAACTCGTTAATACCTAAATACTAAATACATCATTATTTTACCTTTGTGATACTCACCTGgtaattgtataaattaattagatgaaataacaaattaaaaaagatatatgtcGGAGCgcatttgcataaaaaaatacatttagctttttcattgaaaatcgATAGTAAGTGGTACGTAAATTTTCTAAATCCGAGCGTTtaataatttctgtttttaaaacaaataaagatgtATTCCTACCTGGGTAGAAATAAATCCACCGTAAGGACTGCTTTGACCTATTAACCATTTGTTGACACGTGCTCCATCCACCTTGTCACCGGCCTTTGAAAGTGCGAGAAGAGCATATGCTGTCATTTCAATGGACACTGCCGTAGTGGATGGCCCGTAGTGGTATTTTGAGGGGACAGGGGCCTTCTCCTCCCAGAAGAGCATGTCGTCTGTTTAGCATAAAATATCAGGGTTAAACgaatatattaatttgataatttattgtttacttAAGTAAATAACATCAGCATTCCATTCCATGGGCTTAACGTGAAGAAACTTCATGAAAGGAACAAAACAAGGAAAAGTTTTCTATATAGGGTCATTCTTACTTATTGTATATGATAAATGATTTATAACGGGCCTACAGTACGAAGGATCTGCTATTAAACGAACACATATATTACCTCCAACAGACTTTGCTTTCCTCATCAATTTTTTTAGAGCATCGGAGGCTAATCTAGATTCTCCAAGTCCAAGGGCAAATGTTGTAATTGCGAGCGAGTAATCAGAtgatatgtttttcaaatttcgTTCAAGGAATTTCATGCCCTTTTTTATGCCCGCTGTTAGTCTACGTTCTTGTACAGCACTAAACTGTAAATATACAGTTTTAGGCTGTGAACacatatgtaaaaatatgaataactgTTATACACATATCAATACAAAGACCTTTTATTCGCGTCCCTTTAAATCTTGGTTAAAATATAGGCTCCTGCAGTGTCCCTgcaatttcaattgtttattgtaGATTAATTGTATAGAATTTTCGACATGTATACCGACATAGTTCTCTTTGACAGCAATCAACCAAAACAAGAGTTGTTCATTGATGTAAATGTGTGTTACTAATGGAAGTTTCTGCAAATAGTGCATTGTTATCGTTATTAACCAGCTTATTCCGCAGTGCTTTACATTTGATgatttcaaaaaatcaaaaatactttttttaggTCTTTCATTGCGTTAACAAACATCAGTTGAAAAGCTAGGTAGCCTATCGCTTATATATGCCTCTTATCTGTGAACCTGGATATTGTTGTATCCGGCATTCTGAGCTTCCAACAATGCGATCAGAACGTAAGCAGTCATACGTTTATCTGTTCCAACTGATCCTCCCTAAAATCAAAAGTGCCAATATGAACACACACGGTCAAACAGGGTTGCTTTATATGTGTTTGAATGTCTTATCGTCAGCTATTTGTTTActtgttttttgtaaataaagcaGGCTGCACTCTgtcttgtttctttaaaaagtgGAACATTGACTAGTTAACTGAAAGGTGTACCTGCATGGAGCGACTACCGACAAGTCCACGTTCTGGAAAACTTCCGTCCTTGTTCTGAATTGAGAGAAGATACTCAGTCGGTAACGTAATAACGCGGTCATCGACGTCAGTGTAGAGTGCCCCCTTTGAAAAAACTTTCAGAACAAAAGAAGTTaacctgaaaaaaacacaaactacGTGTTGCAGGAAATCGCCTCAAAAGCAAACCAAAGAGAAAACATTATCTaatgattaaattataattatatcttaaGAGCTGAATTCATATTTTCTCCGCATACATGTACGCACAGACAATAAGAAATCAAATGCTAGAAAACGTTTACGTTTCGTTTTACCTTTCAGTTTGTGTTTAAGTACAAGACAAGAGTTAAACTTCAGACTTGCAACACTTACCATGAACTTCCAGATCCGGATCCGCCCCAAACACTAAAAGACCAGTCCGAGTGTTTGTAATTCATCTGACGCTGTATCCCTAGGATAGAGACGTCATATACTCGCTTTAGAGATGcgagtgaaattaaattgatCTAAAAAACGTTTACCTAATAACGAATAAATACTTGACCAAGAGATACTTTtggtataattaaatattaatttcctGATTGTTTTTATGGATCTGGCGGTTTATGAATTGAGGTTTTTACCAAATCCAATAAAGCTTTCTGCCCGTTTCTTCAGGTCTGCGTCCAACCGGTCAATGGCTGTAAGATATCCCATAACAAACACAGACGGTGctgtttttatcatattctGCTCTCCGCAGCCGGTCGGATACCTAACAAGTTTTTCTATGTTATCGAGTGTAGATCCCATTACATCACCTATTTAATAGGAAGCAGATTTTACTgtattaattacaaacatttatatgtttacacCCACAACGCGTGAAAGTATAAAAACCTTCATCTATTTTAGgtatgaattgcggggttgatgtcattatcggggtatgaacgcaattgggcaaGTCGAAGTGTGTGGAGTTCGAATATCcacaataatgacatcaatcccgcaattcattactaatatttacaccaatagttcattcaataactgttaaaaaatatattttatttcagttaagaAAAATTTTCAGTAATCCtatcttacccattctgtaaatagaacgacccgtcTGTAACCGGAaagattttttcaaatgacgtaaCAATAACGCGGggaaagatcaaccacttgaaatctcTTTTAAACGTTaatttgaaacacttatggcaacattaaatttaaaatataataaattaacactttctaaaatgtgtatttatattttacgggacctgtggacacaatacaaacaataacaagatcaatactGTTCAAGTATaatgttatgcgatgaattgcgatccgaacatatccggaGATGTTGCTTttatcgattgataaacgctattgccgaaaggcagttcatttaaggaacggAGGTTGAGATGTAAATATAATCATTTGtactaaaataacaaaaaatacttattaagGGCAAACAATGCTAGTTTCAAGTGATAAGGCCCTTGAAGTTGATGAATATCTTAAAATAGGGAGAAATTCTTCCTTTAAAATAAAGACACTCACCAGTTACAGTTAGTCTCATTCGCTCGGAGCCTTCAACCACATTGTGGGGATATGTAAGCACAAAACTGTAGTTAAACGTGTTTTTCTGCGTCAGGTCAATAAAAACAGGATACGCCACGCTTCTTTCTGCTCCTTCCGGCTAGTTTGTAAAGACTTTCATTTTAGcacatgtttatttgtatttaagataatattgaATCTGCAATAAGACTAATTAAAGCATGGTTACACACAATCTATTCTTTGTTTGCTATTACGTGTAGTATAATTATGCTCTTGCATTGACGAAATAGCTTAACCAACAGCACAACTATATAGTACGTTTTCGGTACATACTTCCACTCTCAGTTTCTTTACTACAGTGTCTTGGGCCATTTTCGAATCGGcagtaattttcaatttaatgtcgCCTATCTCCAAGGGAACGATCGGGAAAAATGCAGGGGTAGCCTTCCCTGACTTCGCCTGCAAATGTACACATTTTAGTCAGTTTAAAGAATTGTCTAGCAAGACAAACGACATCAAGTAAATTACTGAAATATTCTGGTTCAATTTTCATATACTTATTTCCTTGCATTGTCAACATGCATGGTGTGTTATAACTGCAGAAATGGTTTTCCCACTTCTGAACACTAGCATTGAGTCATATATCATTGTgatataatacatgtagtttaatcAATTTGCTATAGATGAACTTATTGACTGATGGTATCGAATACAGTTTATACCATAATACACATAACAAGATTGCCACATTTTTCCTTCAGCTTCCGCTTTTTACCCCTCTTGGAAACAGCAAGTCCTCTGAATGAGTCGTTTTTGATTAGTGTGACGATAACCTGTAAAACCGAACGAGTTTTAGTCGATCGTGTCCTATGCATTTTACACTTAATTATACAAACGCGCATGTGTACACGTTGAAAATTAGAAAACTTGTTCAATGATCTATATCGATTACAGGTCATGTAAAGACTTGTTCAATGATCTATATCGATAACAGGTCATGTAAAGACTTGTTCAATGATCTATATCGATACAGAGGTCACAACTATACAGGTCATGTAAAGACTTGGTAAATGATCTATATCGATACAGAGGTCACATCTTTACAGGTCATGTAAAGACTTGGTAAATGATCTATATCGATAACAGGTCATGTAAAGACTTGGTAAATGATCTATATCGATAACAGGTCATGTAAAGACTTGTTCAATGATCTATATCGATACAGAGGTCACAACTATACAGGTCATGTAAAGACTTGGTAAATGATCTATATCGATATAGAGGTCACATCTATACAGGTCATGTAAAGACTTGTTCAATGATCTATATCGATAAAGAGGTCACATCTATACAGGTCATGTAAAGACTTGTTCAATGATCTATATCGATACAGAGGTCACAACTATACAGGTCATGTAAAGACTTGTTCAATGATCTATATCGATACAGAGGTCACAACTATACAGGTCATGTAAAGACTTGGTAAATGATCTATATCGATATAGAGGTCACATCTATACAGGTCATGTAAAGACTTGTTCAATGATCTATATCGATAAAGAGGTCACATCTATACAGGTCATGTAAAGACTTGTTCAATGATCTATATCGATAAAGAGGTCACATCTATACAGGTCATGTAAAGACTTGTTCAATGATCTATATCGATAAAGAAGTCAAATCTATACAGGTCATGTAAAGACGGTTTATAACATTTGCTCAGTTCAGAAAGATGTACGGGAAATGATATATTACTTTcaagtttttaaatataatgctaTGGACTTCAAAATTCATCATAGGCAATAATTCTACTTGTAGGCGCGATCACATCTCAAAATAACATTCTAGCATAGGTAATCATACATTCATATGGATGTTATTCCCATTAAAAGCAATCGATAGATATTTACTGTCAATAGAATAGTACTTACGAAGATATCTTCCGAGTGATAGTTGAAAACATTTGCTTGTATTACAACTTGCTCATTCCGGATGACCGAAAATGGAAGCTGAACACTTACAAAGAATGGCAAGAACACCTGCAACTGAAATTGAAAATTCACAATTCAAACCTTAGACATATATAATACTTTCCGAAAATATATGTGCTTTATTAAgacttttaatatgtttaacgCTTTTGAAATCATAGGATTAACGATTTCTTATTTCGACAATCAGCATAAGAGAGGTTTGATTCTATTTATATTTGGGTTGAAACTCTTTTCTGCTAAAATGACTTGACTAATACTTTTGCGAAAAGccacagaaacaagctcagtagcaaaatgtttaaacataaacccggtttaatggcactgggcaaacgccaaagatatagaacataaattcacaaacaagaaacatgaatgaacagcacaaaactccacaaatagcacagtgcatacatactatatatgtaaaataactaaaactgggaacaaataaagtttGCACAAGTACTCGAATACCTTACACACTTACTTGACTCAACGGGGACTATTTTCAAGATGTACTTTTAGAATGCCAACTTTTAGTTACctaattataatttgtatatacgTATGTATTCGTCAATTTGGCAAGTGAATTAAACTATTTAcacaatattacaatatataatcGTTATATGTTCGGGCTATCTAGTTGAAACAgtggaaaacattttatttttaagtttattaagTCAGAAAGATAACCCGGTACTATTATCTCCACATCTCTTAAATAGCCTCACGCTGATTAATATATGCACGGCCTATTATTAGTGTACAGTATGTTGTCTAGACAGCTTTCTGATATGTTTTTGGCTGGGCATTTGTGACTCGCTCGCCTTTCTCGATTTGAAGTATTgaacatattaaacataaagaaatatttttaaaatgatattatatcgGTTTCAATTTAACGCCTCGTGACGGCTCTACTCCTGTTAATGTGAGCATTATAGTTTTAACGATACGCCAAAAATAAGTTTCTCGATGTGTATTGCGACATGCAAGATCCGTATGACGATATATTGCGACACGTTAGAACCGTATTACGATATATTGCGACATTCTAGATCCGTATTACGAAATATTGCGACACGCTAGAACCGTATTACGATATATTGCGACACGCTAGATCCGAATTACGATATATTGCGACATTCGTGATCcgttttacaaaatattgcgatacgctagaaccgtataacgatatattgcGACAAGCTAGAACCGTATTACGATATATTGCGACAAGCTAGAACCGTATTACGATATATTGCGACAAGCTAGAACCGCATTACGATATATTGCGACACGCTAAATCCGAATAAAGATATATTGCGACACGCTAGAACCGAATTACGATAAAATGCAACACGCAAGATCCGTAGTACGATATATTGCGACACGCTAGATCCGTATCACGATAAATTGCGTCCCGCTAGATCCGTATCACGTTATATTGCGATGGGtttttttcggtttcaatttcaCGCAACGTGACTGCTCATGTGtagtcaatatatatatatatatatataaatatatatataaataaatatatatatatatatatatatatatatatatatatatatatatatatatatatatatatatatatatatatatatatatatatatatatctgtgtgtgtgtgtatacatTTTGCGATGCACTAGAGCCGTATCATGGTATATTGCGATACGTATTGTTtgactgttgttgtttttttgtttttataatcgCCCCAATGAAAAGAAAAGTTGCCCAAGGCTTATCctgtataaaacatatgttttgtcatttgtcgaACATTTGGATATGTTTTGGAAATAACAGTTTGGAGTATCTAGTCAATTGTGTTATTGATTAAAGGATTTCATTAACATGAGGTTTTGAAGTTTATGTATAGAGATATGACAAATTGGTG comes from the Mya arenaria isolate MELC-2E11 chromosome 13, ASM2691426v1 genome and includes:
- the LOC128215407 gene encoding CD109 antigen-like, which produces MDTIIPSRIVRGHDFVVICDLASAYNDVNNPMTGSHVIRLSLTPVSPNTFLPGIVRFPKKLKSGEYRGRLTVTKDGERVGNRYFNPDIHGDDVDRPFPLVQTDKGIYKAGQTVQFRILVINEQRKVLLETFTIDIFDADSNRVRRWANVSDISGVYFGRIELSNEPVLGEWTIKVSNENFTSATYFDVEELEYPKFYVEIDFPETVSTGVDDSLKGKVSALYTFGEGVSGDMELTLKYSSFSVVKRFKVKDGSVDINLPFTELSSDFKMSTSAKTIFNALVGYGLNSLRLDILVNVVEDVTGVNVSAKSYLDVRGEITRISGDPYPRMASADVDLMVQVKIYFGGRTITRDHLSVHIDKNNTISYTVEGEVLQADVSFINIMEQTRISFDVEEVRPGDAATIILKGNAGSNFYLLAVDKRILILDPGNDITESVWFYYTEIQLMEKDMTTARVAFTTTVDIGGTSPDLHSTTFAFETTSVFETYATTTNRQAETEERQRKSVTLRKKFPDTWLFNNVSSGEKGIAEFIATAPDTITTWVATCFAIDGNSRLSLAVRPAELQVFLPFFVSVQLPFSVIRNEQVVIQANVFNYHSEDIFVIVTLIKNDSFRGLAVSKRGKKRKLKEKCGNLVMCIMAKSGKATPAFFPIVPLEIGDIKLKITADSKMAQDTVVKKLRVEPEGAERSVAYPVFIDLTQKNTFNYSFVLTYPHNVVEGSERMRLTVTGDVMGSTLDNIEKLVRYPTGCGEQNMIKTAPSVFVMGYLTAIDRLDADLKKRAESFIGFGIQRQMNYKHSDWSFSVWGGSGSGSSWLTSFVLKVFSKGALYTDVDDRVITLPTEYLLSIQNKDGSFPERGLVGSRSMQGGSVGTDKRMTAYVLIALLEAQNAGYNNIQFSAVQERRLTAGIKKGMKFLERNLKNISSDYSLAITTFALGLGESRLASDALKKLMRKAKSVGGNIYDMLFWEEKAPVPSKYHYGPSTTAVSIEMTAYALLALSKAGDKVDGARVNKWLIGQSSPYGGFISTQDTMIGLEALAAFGAILKSQPTDMTIWVSYMYDSLQKQKFRITPENALLLQSVDLPTDSSEFNVHALGHSNAIVTVSLFYNIFMDLENQDLRLDVDVVNESVNGFTARSCISWLEDDISGMVVAEIGIPSGFNAFRYGISGHELLMRTEIQEKKVVLYFNQITLEKVCVDIRMVRDTLVASVKPVPCKVYEYYEPSNEMTVFYAPVKAKHSNICDVCGAECGCAGDNARKWMPLVSLVTRF